The following nucleotide sequence is from Microbulbifer sp. A4B17.
GCAGGGCGCAGTTTTGCCATCAAGTTGAATGGTGAATTTGATAGCGTCGAAGCAAAGAATGTTGCGCAAAAAGCTTATCTGGGAGAGTCCGGAGGCGAGCTGGCCGGTGGCAGCCGTGCCAATGCTTATGCCAAGGTGGAGAGCGCTCTGCGTGAAGCTCAGGAGTATCGTGATAATCGCGCGGCGATTCACCGTGGAGAATGGCGAGAGCTGGATTACGATCTGGCAGATCTGCAAGCTCTGCAGCCGGTGATCGATGGTAAGGAGCCTTTGATGGTAACTGCCAACCGGGCCAGTGATATCCTCGCAGTATTAGAACTGGGTGAAGCCTTTAAGGTGAAGCTCATTATAATCGGTGCAGCTGAGGGTTGGATGGTTGCCGATAAACTGGCGCAAGCACAAGTGCCTGTAGTGATCGATGCAATCAACAACATTCCTGCATCATTCTCAAGTTTGGGCGCACGCCTGGATAATGCTGCACTTCTGGCCAAGGCTGGGGTGACGGTAGCTATCAGTGGCCCAGATATGGTGGCTAGCCACAATGTATACCTCTCGCGCCAGTCGGCGGGCAACGCTGTAGCCCATGGTATGCCTTACGAGGAAGCGCTAAAGGCAATCAGTAGCAATGTTGCTGAGATTTTTAATCTTGAGGGCGGTACGTTGGAGCAGGGCGCGGCTGCGGATATTGTGATCTGGAGCGGTGATCCCTTGGAAGTTACCAGCTACGCTGAGCAGGTCCTGATTGAGGGTGAGAATCAATCCTTGGTAAATCGCTCAACGCGCCTCAGAGATCGACACCTCAAGCCCGCAAAGGGCCATGAGTTTGGCTATAAGGACTAAGATGCAAAGAGCGGGCTTCTAGCCCGCTTTTCTTTTTCCGCGTATTGGTCTGAAAGGTCCATCGGCTTGTACAGGATTTGTGTGGCGGAATACTTGCTTTCGGGGATATATTCCCTGGCCAGATTGATAATAACAAGGAAAAAACATGGCGAATATCACAGCACTCTACACCGGCCTTTGTGCGCTTCTGATTATTTACTTGGCATTCAGGGTAGTCGAGTTTCGTCGCACAAAGAAAGTGGGAATTGGAACCGGAGATGATCGTTTCAATGAGATTAGGGTGCGAGTTCACGCTAATGCGATTGAGTACACGCCGATAGCGTTGCTTTTGTTACTGGCTGCTGAGTTGGGTGGTTTGCCCGCTTTGTGGTTACATCTCTTTGGGGCGCTCTTTTTTATCTCACGGGTATTTCATGCCTATGGACTGACCAAGGGCAAAGGCGGGCTGCACTTTGGACGCTTCTGGGGAACTTTAATCAGCTGGGTCGTTATCGTTGTGTTAGCGGTCATTAACATTGTTAATGCCGTAATTAATCTTTGAGGTTTATTGGTGAGGCTCAGTATGAGCCCCACGCAAAAAAGCCCGGTAGAACCGGGCAGAGTACAGGGATGAATCTATAAGCGTTTACTGATTGGCGGCGAGCGGAGTTACGCGATCATCTTCGCTCTCCTGCACCATGTTTTCGTCTTCTTCGAGCAGTACTTCAGGCTTCCCTTTACAGGCTTTAGCCAGGGCATCGCGGCGTTTGGCCAACAGCAGGCCGATCTCTTCGCCTACCTGCTCATCAATGCTGTCGATGTGGCGCTCAATCAGCGAAGTGATATTAGCCGCGAGCTCCAGCATTTTATCGTGTTCTTCAGCGTCTTTTTTGTTGTCGAACATTGCTCCGTCTCTATCGCATTTCCAAACAGCTACTACGGCCATCGTGTGCCTCCCAGTTGTCTATTAGACATTCCACTTAGTTTTTGTATGCAGGTACATTAACTGTATAAATATTCAGTGTCAACGATTGAGGGAATAAAGGGGGTTATGCGGTCAAAAGACCAGCAGGCACGATGATCGGACCGCCAGTAAGTGTGAACGGTGTCATAATATGCGGGCAGTCAGCTGCATACCCCCCGGGGCAGCTGGTTGTCTTCACATCATTTTTACAGGCCCGCAAGCGGGCCTGTTTTTTTCGGGGTACAGCGAAAGTATGGGTGTGAAAATCCTGGAGGGGTGTGATTTTAGATGCTGAGGATGAGCCGGGCTGCGAGCCCGATCAGCAAGACTCCAAATACCTGTTGGATGCGATGGCCGATATGTTTACTCACTAACTGACGCTTGCGACTGGCGTGCACGGCCAGCGCCACTATGCAATACCAGATGGTATCCACTCCGGAAACCAGGGCGGCCATGCCCAGCTTAGTACTCAGAGCCTGTTGCTCTGACACAAACTGGCTGAACAGGGCAGTAAAGAACACGGCAATCTTGGGGTTGAAGAAAGCAACACCAAAACCCTGAGCGATAGAGCGCTTCAGACTCTGGTGAGGGGGCTCTACCGCTGCGGCACTGGCACCTGGCGACGATGCACTTAGGGCTTTCCAGCCCAGATAGACCAGCATTGCTGCACCTGCCCACTGAAGGATATTGAACAGAAGAGGCGAGCTGGTAATCAGTACCGCTAAGCCAAATGCGGTGAGGATTGCGTAAATCGCGACCCCGGCTCCGTGGGCAATGGCGCTGGCCAGCCCTTGCTGCAGGCCGGAGGAGGCGCTGCGCAATACAATAAGAAGACTCGGTCCTGGTGACATTGCACCGAGGGCACAGATCCCAGCGAGAGATAACCAACTAAGTAAATCCATTATTTAAAGCCGCCCCCTTGAGCCAGCCATTCTGTTTCTGCTTGAGTGGAAATACGACCCAATGCCGCGTTGCGGTGAGGGAAGCGCCCAAATCGTTCGATGACCTCTTGATGGGCAAGAGCGTATCGAAAGTGAGTGTCGAGATAGGGTGCGGCAATTTTGTCTTCTGCGAAGGTTTGCTGCAACTGTCGGAAGTAGTCTACTGAGCGTTGCTGGGTCACAAGGTCTTCGCTGTGCTCCAATGGCATGCCAACGAATACCTGTTGGTAGACCCCAAGGCTGGAGCCTACTCCGCGCTGAATCAGCTTTTCGGAAATTGATAAAGCCTGGGGGTCCCCAGCAAATGCCAGTTGGGTGCCCCGATAAATATTCCTGGATAATTGGTCGCAAATCAGTAGCAGGGCGAGCTCGCCTTCCAATGTCTTCAGCCAATGGTTCAATTCTCCCTGCTGAGCCGATGCGGTAATCGCTCCAAATCTCGCTTTGATATCGGCATCTACTTCAGAAGAGGCGGCAAACCACAGGTCTTGTTTCCCCGGTGCAGCCGTGCTGCTACGGATATCGGTAGTACCAAACCAAAAAAACAGGACATCATCGGGGGTTGTCATATTGAAGTACTCATTCTTCGTTGTGCTGCGAGTTTATCCGATCGTTCCAACTCTGTGGTTGCCTGTAGAAGAGGATTCCAGGTGTTGGCGTAAAAAAAATTATCCAACTGCATCCAAGTGGGCTCCCCGCGTCGTCATAGTGGCGTACAAGGGAAAAACGGGAGATCACAATGTTTACTGCGAGATCAACTAAGAAGGTACAATTTTGCGTCGCTTTATCACTGATAGTTGCGGCTCTGCAAGTGGGCCAGGTTAAAGCCTCCGAGCTAACGGTCTCCCAGGATGGGATTCACCGGGAGCTCACCCAAAAAATTGACCAGCAGATGCTTAAAAAGCTAAGTGAGTGTACCGGCAAGAGCATGAAGGTTAACCGACTACCTCCAGTGCGTATCGCTGAGGAAAAGGCGCCGCGAGGAGGAATGGCTTACCCCTACTCCAAGGCTCGAATGATGGTGATGTAGATCGCTATCCCCCCAACGACGGTTCACAACACTGATAACGAAAAGATTAGAGAGTATGTAATGAGAGCGAGAAACAAATATTCATTCCAGGCAGCCATCTGCTGCTGGGTTGCCATTGTGGTATCCAGTATAAGTGCGGGCAGCTGGGCCCAGGAGGAGGATTCGTTGATTCCCGATCCGCCTGCACCACCAGGAGTGGAATCCTCCGAGTCTGAAACCCGTGTGCGCATATTGCGGGAAAATGGTGTTCTCACGATCAAATCCGAAGGCGAGAATGGTGAGAAAAGTGAAGTGCGGGTTGACTTGGGGCAGGACTTTGGCGGCCCCCTAAGCCAGGAAATTATTGAACGGCTGAAAAGCAAGGGCATTCTGGATGTAGACGGAAAGGTTACCGAAGATACCCTGAATAGCGTACCGGACAATGTCAGGATAAGTCTTTCTGGTGACCGTAACTATCGGGGCAGGGACAGGCACTGGGATCACAACTACTCACACCACGATCACGATAACGAAGATCTCGTATCGGGAGTCACCACAGTTGTACCAGTAGTAGCGCTCCTCTGTGTATTTGGAATGCCGGTATTTATTGTGTGGCTAGTGACACGCAGCAGCTATCGCAAGAAACAACTGGTAATGAGCAATATCAACCAGATGGTTGCTGATGGTCGGGATGTGCCCCCGGAGCTAATAGATCTTTTGGATGAGAGAGAGCCAAATAGCTCCAATGATCGCGGTATCAACCTGATTGCAATAGGCGCTGCGGTATTCCTCTCCCTCTCGGCTCTTGCGGGTATTGGAGTAGGCAGTCTCGGCTTGATCCCTCTGTTTATCGGTGTGGCTCGCTATGTGAACTGGAAGCTCGATAATAAGCAGGTGTAGGAAAGGCGAGTATGGACCTCAATGACGAGGAATTAATCAGGCGGGCCGTCAAAGACGGGGACCAGCGGGCATACGCCCAGCTGGTTCGTCGCTATCAATCTCAGCTGCGATACTCGCTCCGTCAGCTGTGTGATGGCGACCAGGGTCTGGCAGACGATATGGCGCAGGAGGCCTTTATTAAGGCCTATAAGGCGTTGCCGGCGTTCAGGGGGGATGCCCGCTTCAGCACCTGGCTGTACCGTATCGCCTATAATCTCGTCATGAGCCACAAGCGTAAGAATATGCCCGATGTGGACCAGGATGCGGTGGATAGGGCCCAAGCCGATGAAACTATAGAGGAATCCCGACAGCTGGGAATGGCCCGGGACCTTACTGCCGCGATGGATACCCTGAGTGGCCCTCAGCGCCAGGCAATCCACCTGTGTATGCACAGAGGCTTTTCCCATGAGGAGGCGGCAAGTATTATGAAATTGCCGCTTGGTACGGTAAAATCCCATGTCAATCGTGCTCGGGCCAAGCTGCGTAGCTTGCTGCAACCCTGGCGTGAGGAGGTGGTAAATGGTTAACTTTGAACAGCAAAACACGAAAGGTAACGCCTTGAGTGAAATGGCATTAGAGGGCAATGACCAGGAGTTTGACGCCTGGCTGAGTGAACAGCTC
It contains:
- a CDS encoding DUF924 family protein; the protein is MTTPDDVLFFWFGTTDIRSSTAAPGKQDLWFAASSEVDADIKARFGAITASAQQGELNHWLKTLEGELALLLICDQLSRNIYRGTQLAFAGDPQALSISEKLIQRGVGSSLGVYQQVFVGMPLEHSEDLVTQQRSVDYFRQLQQTFAEDKIAAPYLDTHFRYALAHQEVIERFGRFPHRNAALGRISTQAETEWLAQGGGFK
- a CDS encoding MAPEG family protein, yielding MANITALYTGLCALLIIYLAFRVVEFRRTKKVGIGTGDDRFNEIRVRVHANAIEYTPIALLLLLAAELGGLPALWLHLFGALFFISRVFHAYGLTKGKGGLHFGRFWGTLISWVVIVVLAVINIVNAVINL
- a CDS encoding amidohydrolase family protein is translated as MRKVAVYCALALGLISAAGQAETILIKGGKVHTLAGQGSLESADILVVDGKVQQVASSLEVNADQVIDARNKVVTPGVIAPISELGLVEISAASATNDHQVTGDSIGSAFNPVPAYNPKSTLIPFNRAGGVTSAVVSPGISTWDSGAIDAQQIFAGRSFAIKLNGEFDSVEAKNVAQKAYLGESGGELAGGSRANAYAKVESALREAQEYRDNRAAIHRGEWRELDYDLADLQALQPVIDGKEPLMVTANRASDILAVLELGEAFKVKLIIIGAAEGWMVADKLAQAQVPVVIDAINNIPASFSSLGARLDNAALLAKAGVTVAISGPDMVASHNVYLSRQSAGNAVAHGMPYEEALKAISSNVAEIFNLEGGTLEQGAAADIVIWSGDPLEVTSYAEQVLIEGENQSLVNRSTRLRDRHLKPAKGHEFGYKD
- a CDS encoding DUF6249 domain-containing protein, which produces MRARNKYSFQAAICCWVAIVVSSISAGSWAQEEDSLIPDPPAPPGVESSESETRVRILRENGVLTIKSEGENGEKSEVRVDLGQDFGGPLSQEIIERLKSKGILDVDGKVTEDTLNSVPDNVRISLSGDRNYRGRDRHWDHNYSHHDHDNEDLVSGVTTVVPVVALLCVFGMPVFIVWLVTRSSYRKKQLVMSNINQMVADGRDVPPELIDLLDEREPNSSNDRGINLIAIGAAVFLSLSALAGIGVGSLGLIPLFIGVARYVNWKLDNKQV
- a CDS encoding YebG family protein — protein: MAVVAVWKCDRDGAMFDNKKDAEEHDKMLELAANITSLIERHIDSIDEQVGEEIGLLLAKRRDALAKACKGKPEVLLEEDENMVQESEDDRVTPLAANQ
- a CDS encoding LysE family translocator, which gives rise to MDLLSWLSLAGICALGAMSPGPSLLIVLRSASSGLQQGLASAIAHGAGVAIYAILTAFGLAVLITSSPLLFNILQWAGAAMLVYLGWKALSASSPGASAAAVEPPHQSLKRSIAQGFGVAFFNPKIAVFFTALFSQFVSEQQALSTKLGMAALVSGVDTIWYCIVALAVHASRKRQLVSKHIGHRIQQVFGVLLIGLAARLILSI
- a CDS encoding RNA polymerase sigma factor, producing the protein MDLNDEELIRRAVKDGDQRAYAQLVRRYQSQLRYSLRQLCDGDQGLADDMAQEAFIKAYKALPAFRGDARFSTWLYRIAYNLVMSHKRKNMPDVDQDAVDRAQADETIEESRQLGMARDLTAAMDTLSGPQRQAIHLCMHRGFSHEEAASIMKLPLGTVKSHVNRARAKLRSLLQPWREEVVNG